In one Mucilaginibacter sp. PAMB04168 genomic region, the following are encoded:
- a CDS encoding glycosyltransferase: MITTELAVIINSFNRLSLLKECLSVLSDWLPGSEFKDNCVAVVYDAGSKDGSVEWLQSEALSLNIPVRLMIPQPGDDTSFAAGLNAGVAYAISEYKSLKYLLFYETDNQILSAGPLKQAQQMLEHDSKLAACGFTVKRHDGSFAGAGSPFPKITNFALGKQVVHKFKLERIPYRWHEQIAGIKFSYADIVYTSPLLVKVKAWQESGGLDAQMFPFSDCDLDWAKRLQILGWKMGIIESNEVIHDNMQSLSAWSKSRAKQFHRGRLRYFLRHRPAAVYAIFPVVLMLRHSIELLAARFFVKDAERKEQLTGQFKGLLNSCFSKYE; this comes from the coding sequence ATGATTACAACAGAATTAGCCGTTATCATAAACTCGTTTAACAGACTATCCTTATTAAAGGAATGCCTCTCGGTATTATCTGATTGGCTGCCTGGTTCGGAATTTAAAGATAATTGTGTTGCAGTTGTATACGATGCCGGATCAAAGGATGGTAGTGTAGAATGGCTTCAAAGCGAGGCTTTATCATTGAACATTCCTGTTAGATTGATGATCCCCCAGCCGGGAGATGATACGTCTTTTGCAGCAGGGCTGAATGCCGGTGTAGCCTATGCCATAAGCGAGTATAAATCGTTGAAGTATTTGTTGTTTTACGAGACGGATAATCAAATTTTGAGTGCCGGGCCGTTAAAGCAAGCACAGCAAATGCTGGAGCATGACAGTAAATTGGCCGCCTGCGGGTTCACTGTAAAAAGGCATGACGGAAGTTTTGCCGGTGCCGGATCACCTTTTCCTAAAATTACGAACTTTGCCTTGGGGAAACAGGTGGTGCACAAGTTTAAACTGGAAAGGATTCCGTACCGCTGGCATGAGCAAATTGCGGGTATAAAATTCAGTTATGCAGATATTGTGTATACAAGCCCCCTGCTGGTTAAGGTGAAAGCCTGGCAGGAATCGGGCGGACTGGATGCCCAAATGTTCCCATTTTCAGACTGTGATTTAGATTGGGCAAAAAGGCTGCAAATCCTGGGGTGGAAAATGGGGATCATCGAAAGCAATGAAGTGATTCATGACAATATGCAAAGTTTATCGGCATGGTCAAAATCTAGGGCCAAGCAGTTTCATCGTGGCCGCCTCCGTTATTTTCTAAGGCATCGCCCGGCGGCTGTATATGCTATTTTTCCGGTTGTATTAATGCTGCGGCACAGCATTGAGTTGCTCGCAGCAAGATTCTTTGTAAAAGATGCAGAGCGTAAGGAGCAACTTACCGGACAGTTCAAAGGGCTGCTAAATTCTTGTTTTAGTAAGTACGAGTAA